The Microbacterium sp. SORGH_AS_0862 genome has a segment encoding these proteins:
- a CDS encoding NAD-dependent succinate-semialdehyde dehydrogenase, with amino-acid sequence MTALTETDLLARVRPQLFIGGEWRDASDAQTLDVRDPATNAVVKTIASATVADGAAALDAAVDAFESWSRTPARERAELLRRAFDLLQERKEEFALLMTIEMGKPLAEARGEVVYGGEFLRWFSEEAAHVQGRYGANPEGTGRMIVSQHPVGPCYLITPWNFPLAMATRKIAPALAAGCTVVIKPAELTPLTTLYFAQLLQDAGLPDGVVNVITTSQSGAVSEPIIRDPRLRKLSFTGSTPVGVKLLEQAAGGVLRTSMELGGNAPFLVFDDADLDKAVEGAMLAKFRNIGQACTAANRFLVHRGVAEEFARRVTERVQTMRVGRGTEDGVAIGPLIDDRAVAKAEALVSDAVARGASVRTGGAAIPGEGTFFEPTVVSDVAAGSDILREEIFGPVLAIAPFDTEDEAVALANATEYGLVSYVFTENLARGQRMIERLETGMMGLNVGVVSNAAGPFGGWKSSGLGREGGAEGIHEYLQTKYTLTPNPFA; translated from the coding sequence ATGACCGCACTCACCGAGACCGACCTGCTCGCCCGCGTCCGCCCGCAGCTGTTCATCGGCGGCGAGTGGCGCGACGCATCCGACGCCCAGACACTCGACGTGCGCGACCCCGCCACCAACGCGGTCGTGAAGACGATCGCGAGCGCGACGGTCGCCGACGGTGCGGCGGCGCTGGATGCCGCGGTCGACGCGTTCGAGTCGTGGTCGCGGACCCCGGCGCGTGAGCGGGCGGAGCTGCTGCGCCGTGCGTTCGATCTGCTGCAGGAGCGCAAGGAGGAGTTCGCGCTGCTCATGACGATCGAGATGGGCAAACCGCTCGCGGAGGCCCGTGGTGAGGTCGTCTATGGCGGCGAGTTCCTGCGGTGGTTCAGCGAGGAAGCCGCCCACGTGCAGGGGCGGTACGGCGCCAACCCCGAGGGCACCGGCCGCATGATCGTCTCGCAACATCCCGTCGGGCCGTGCTACCTCATCACCCCCTGGAACTTCCCGCTCGCGATGGCCACGCGCAAGATCGCCCCGGCGCTCGCCGCGGGCTGCACGGTGGTCATCAAGCCGGCGGAGCTCACGCCGCTGACGACGCTGTACTTCGCCCAGCTGCTGCAGGATGCGGGTCTGCCCGACGGTGTGGTCAACGTGATCACCACCTCGCAGTCGGGCGCCGTGTCGGAGCCGATCATCCGCGACCCGCGCCTGCGCAAGCTGTCGTTCACGGGCTCCACCCCGGTCGGTGTGAAGCTGCTCGAGCAGGCAGCGGGCGGGGTGCTCCGCACCTCGATGGAGCTGGGCGGCAACGCGCCCTTCCTCGTCTTCGACGACGCCGACCTCGACAAAGCGGTGGAGGGAGCGATGCTGGCGAAGTTCCGCAACATCGGTCAGGCGTGCACCGCCGCCAACCGCTTCCTCGTCCATCGCGGCGTCGCGGAGGAGTTCGCGCGTCGCGTCACCGAGCGGGTGCAGACGATGCGCGTCGGTCGCGGCACCGAGGACGGCGTGGCGATCGGTCCGCTCATCGATGACCGCGCCGTCGCGAAGGCGGAGGCTCTGGTCTCGGATGCGGTCGCGCGTGGCGCGAGCGTGCGCACGGGCGGCGCGGCGATCCCGGGGGAGGGCACGTTCTTCGAGCCGACGGTCGTCTCCGACGTCGCGGCGGGAAGCGACATCCTCCGCGAGGAGATCTTCGGCCCGGTGCTGGCGATCGCTCCCTTCGACACCGAGGACGAGGCCGTCGCCCTCGCCAACGCCACCGAGTACGGACTGGTGTCCTACGTGTTCACCGAGAACCTCGCACGCGGCCAGCGCATGATCGAGCGCCTCGAGACCGGGATGATGGGACTCAACGTGGGTGTGGTCTCCAACGCGGCCGGCCCGTTCGGAGGGTGGAAGTCGTCCGGGCTGGGGCGAGAGGGCGGCGCCGAAGGCATCCACGAGTACCTGCAGACCAAGTACACGCTCACCCCGAACCCCTTCGCCTGA
- a CDS encoding MarR family winged helix-turn-helix transcriptional regulator: MAERISFTLHELVATVDAFADARLRGGYGISIGDFIYLATIADRQPLDLTSLARCLMVTKAAVSKRMPHLAEAGWVRTSNGPGRRILVGLTDAGASLVERAGGELDAEFMSLFDDPRLIDTGVDRAVLARQLEVLTELVREKETP, translated from the coding sequence GTGGCCGAGCGGATCTCCTTCACCCTGCACGAACTCGTCGCGACCGTCGACGCGTTCGCGGATGCACGTCTGCGCGGCGGCTACGGGATCTCGATCGGCGACTTCATCTACCTCGCCACGATCGCCGATCGGCAACCGCTCGATCTGACCTCGCTGGCGCGGTGCCTCATGGTCACGAAGGCCGCCGTCAGCAAGCGGATGCCGCACCTCGCCGAGGCCGGGTGGGTGCGAACCTCGAACGGTCCGGGGCGCCGCATCCTCGTCGGGCTGACGGATGCGGGCGCGAGCCTCGTCGAGCGCGCCGGCGGCGAGCTCGACGCCGAGTTCATGAGTCTCTTCGACGATCCGCGCCTGATCGACACCGGAGTCGATCGCGCTGTGCTCGCCCGTCAGCTGGAGGTGCTGACGGAGCTCGTCCGAGAGAAGGAGACACCGTGA
- a CDS encoding NAD(P)H-dependent oxidoreductase has protein sequence MSTRIVVIVGTPLPDTLTHALAASYADAARASGADVRVIDLAAEDAPAHPRTAGEVRMPRTPDDAPLDAVAARAIEDIAWAEHLVFFFPQWWGTYPGALKVFIDRVFLSGFAFRYRPSGPLWDKLLTGRTARIVMTMDSPRVWNAVVYRHAAETSLRNAVLGYCGVRTIGVTRFDQVRHRSDERRRAWIAEAARLGAKDAGRLHRRRMPAGAGAGAGAGAGAGAGAGV, from the coding sequence GTGAGCACCAGGATCGTCGTCATCGTCGGCACTCCGCTGCCCGACACCCTCACCCACGCCCTCGCCGCGTCGTATGCGGATGCGGCCCGCGCCTCGGGGGCGGACGTCCGCGTGATCGACCTCGCCGCCGAAGACGCCCCCGCTCATCCGCGTACGGCGGGCGAGGTGCGGATGCCCCGCACGCCCGACGACGCACCCCTGGATGCGGTCGCCGCGCGAGCGATCGAGGACATCGCGTGGGCCGAGCATCTCGTGTTCTTCTTCCCGCAATGGTGGGGCACCTATCCCGGCGCCCTCAAAGTCTTCATCGACCGTGTCTTCCTCTCGGGGTTCGCGTTCCGCTACCGCCCCAGCGGGCCCCTGTGGGACAAGCTCCTCACCGGCCGCACCGCCCGCATCGTCATGACGATGGACTCGCCGCGCGTGTGGAACGCGGTCGTGTACCGCCACGCGGCGGAGACGAGTCTGCGCAATGCCGTGCTCGGCTACTGCGGCGTGCGCACGATCGGCGTGACCCGCTTCGATCAGGTCCGCCACCGCAGCGACGAGAGACGGCGGGCGTGGATCGCCGAGGCGGCCCGCCTGGGCGCGAAGGACGCGGGGCGCCTGCACCGGCGCCGCATGCCCGCGGGCGCGGGGGCCGGAGCCGGAGCCGGAGCCGGAGCCGGAGCAGGCGCCGGCGTCTGA
- a CDS encoding pyridoxamine 5'-phosphate oxidase family protein translates to MTGPPASDVVALRVPRIDVATDPVHADDPPRDPLALAASWLPGEGEERALMTLSTVDEDGFPRARTVMLTEFDGERFFFHTDAASRKVRELSLNPRVALTVLWPGFTHQLVVQGTAAVAEEDEIARAYADRSDYLRQLAWLNTAEYARQPRARRERQWAAFAAANPHPAQPDGWIGYAVRPRRMLFWTSHPAAASRRLEYVREDGGGWICRHLPG, encoded by the coding sequence ATGACCGGTCCTCCCGCATCCGACGTCGTCGCCCTCAGGGTGCCGCGCATCGACGTGGCCACCGACCCGGTGCACGCCGACGACCCGCCACGCGATCCCCTCGCCCTCGCGGCGTCGTGGCTGCCCGGGGAGGGCGAGGAGCGCGCCCTCATGACGCTGTCCACGGTCGACGAGGACGGCTTCCCTCGCGCCCGCACGGTCATGCTGACCGAGTTCGACGGGGAGCGCTTCTTCTTCCACACGGATGCGGCGAGCCGGAAGGTGCGCGAACTCAGCCTCAATCCGCGGGTCGCGCTGACCGTGCTGTGGCCCGGATTCACGCACCAGCTCGTCGTGCAGGGGACTGCGGCCGTGGCGGAGGAGGACGAGATCGCCCGCGCCTACGCGGACCGTTCCGACTACCTGCGCCAGCTCGCCTGGCTGAACACCGCCGAGTACGCCCGCCAGCCGCGTGCGCGCCGGGAACGGCAGTGGGCCGCGTTCGCCGCCGCGAACCCGCATCCGGCGCAGCCCGACGGCTGGATCGGCTACGCGGTGCGCCCGCGACGCATGCTGTTCTGGACCTCGCATCCCGCAGCCGCGAGCCGCCGCCTCGAATACGTCCGCGAGGACGGTGGCGGCTGGATCTGTCGGCACCTGCCCGGCTGA
- a CDS encoding creatininase family protein: protein MTATTRRWDDLSGPALVAATSDRSIAVVPIGAIEHHGPHLPLRTDTLIAEAVATAAVERVAAQGVDAWLLPTLAYAKSDEHYWAPGTLWMEGTTLLQQLIEIGRAIAQTPVRTVAFVNSHGGNVMLLGCVNRELRRRFGLRSFSMGSGAGVAGDGGDGRPDELGQGIHAGWGETSVVMHLAPHLVAKELPPRNVPERIAGLTHIGFNAKPVMFGWTSDDFGPDGVIGDPTGANAEDGRRIFEAGVDFVAEALTEIDGFEFA from the coding sequence ATGACGGCGACCACGAGGCGATGGGACGACCTCTCGGGGCCCGCGCTGGTCGCGGCCACGAGCGACCGGTCGATCGCCGTCGTGCCGATCGGAGCGATCGAGCATCACGGTCCGCACCTGCCGCTGCGCACCGACACGCTGATCGCGGAGGCGGTCGCCACCGCTGCCGTCGAGCGCGTCGCGGCGCAGGGAGTGGATGCGTGGCTTCTCCCGACGCTCGCGTACGCCAAGTCCGATGAGCACTACTGGGCTCCGGGAACGCTCTGGATGGAGGGGACGACCCTGCTTCAGCAGCTCATCGAGATCGGCCGCGCCATCGCGCAGACACCCGTCCGCACGGTCGCCTTCGTCAACAGCCACGGCGGCAACGTCATGCTTCTCGGCTGCGTCAACCGGGAGCTCCGGCGCCGATTCGGGCTCCGCTCGTTCTCGATGGGCTCGGGTGCGGGCGTCGCGGGCGACGGAGGCGACGGTCGTCCGGACGAACTCGGACAGGGCATCCACGCCGGATGGGGCGAGACCTCGGTCGTCATGCACCTGGCGCCGCACCTGGTGGCGAAGGAGCTGCCGCCGCGCAACGTGCCCGAGCGCATCGCGGGGCTGACGCACATCGGCTTCAATGCGAAGCCCGTGATGTTCGGCTGGACGAGCGACGACTTCGGTCCCGACGGCGTGATCGGGGATCCCACCGGTGCGAACGCGGAGGACGGGCGGCGGATCTTCGAGGCCGGCGTCGACTTCGTGGCGGAGGCCCTCACCGAGATCGACGGATTCGAGTTCGCATGA
- a CDS encoding FAD-binding oxidoreductase produces the protein MTAPDYAALEGELRELLGPRGVSSDMRQREKASVDGARMSPIIAEMLPLGIADLVAFPTTAQEIAQVVGLAARRGVAITPRGKGTGNYGQAIPMPGGLVLDTSRARTIVEVGDGWITADAGAPMNALEAAARAAGQQLWMYPSTVHTTIGGFLAGGSGGTGTIAHGSNDAGFVVALEVATPASEGALRHVEGDEAQGYVHNYGTAGIIARATVRLEPLQDWRGLYASFPDFSGALSVLRTLGRMTPAPRLVSADTPHITAQLPPDEAFPEGRSSLRMIADARILDEAVAVIEQAGGRVEDVREGPGVSAAISVLSYNHPIEWLQKSEPGVYFHVEVSGDALVERIDEVHAVYPGGQLHIEAGHTVPIGMLAGVYESPEAVYAGIERLGELGVGVHNPHQWNVDFRLGETVELARRTDPQGLLNPGKLNPDYAGPTKGAIR, from the coding sequence ATGACCGCACCCGACTACGCCGCCCTCGAGGGGGAACTGCGCGAGCTGCTGGGGCCCCGCGGCGTCTCCAGCGACATGCGCCAGCGCGAGAAGGCATCCGTCGACGGTGCGCGGATGTCGCCGATCATCGCCGAGATGCTGCCGCTGGGGATCGCCGACCTCGTCGCATTCCCCACGACCGCGCAGGAGATCGCGCAGGTCGTCGGCCTCGCCGCGCGTCGTGGCGTGGCCATCACGCCACGAGGCAAGGGGACCGGCAACTACGGGCAGGCGATCCCCATGCCGGGCGGACTCGTGCTCGACACCTCGCGCGCCCGCACGATCGTGGAGGTGGGTGACGGCTGGATCACGGCGGATGCGGGTGCGCCGATGAACGCCCTCGAGGCCGCCGCCCGCGCGGCCGGTCAGCAGCTGTGGATGTACCCGTCGACCGTGCACACCACGATCGGCGGGTTCCTGGCGGGCGGATCCGGCGGAACGGGAACGATCGCGCACGGCTCGAACGACGCCGGCTTCGTGGTCGCGCTGGAGGTGGCGACGCCCGCATCCGAGGGCGCTCTGCGGCATGTGGAGGGCGACGAAGCGCAGGGCTACGTGCACAACTACGGCACCGCGGGCATCATCGCCCGGGCCACCGTTCGTCTCGAACCGCTGCAGGACTGGCGCGGCCTCTACGCGTCGTTCCCCGACTTCTCCGGAGCCCTGTCCGTGTTGCGAACCCTCGGCCGGATGACGCCCGCGCCGCGGCTCGTGTCGGCCGACACCCCGCACATCACCGCGCAGCTGCCGCCGGACGAGGCTTTCCCGGAGGGGCGCAGCTCACTGCGCATGATCGCCGACGCCCGCATCCTCGACGAGGCGGTCGCCGTCATCGAGCAGGCCGGCGGGAGGGTCGAGGACGTGCGGGAGGGGCCGGGCGTCAGCGCCGCCATCTCCGTGCTCAGCTACAACCACCCGATCGAGTGGCTGCAGAAGTCCGAGCCGGGCGTGTACTTCCACGTCGAGGTCTCCGGTGACGCTCTGGTGGAGCGCATCGACGAGGTCCACGCCGTCTACCCCGGTGGTCAGCTGCACATCGAGGCGGGCCACACTGTCCCGATCGGGATGCTGGCGGGTGTCTACGAGAGCCCGGAGGCCGTCTACGCCGGCATCGAGCGGCTCGGCGAGCTGGGCGTCGGCGTGCACAACCCCCACCAGTGGAACGTCGACTTCCGCCTCGGCGAGACGGTGGAGCTGGCGCGGCGCACCGACCCGCAGGGACTGCTGAATCCGGGCAAGCTCAACCCCGACTACGCCGGCCCGACCAAGGGGGCGATCCGATGA
- a CDS encoding amidohydrolase family protein produces MTESPQITMIDRIAGATLADGSRVDVTIADGRIAAVTPATAVPATGAHDLSGYMLLGAAAEPHAHLDKALSWDAIRSPMGDLRAAIAAWRVYAETMTVADVTERARTQVLRMLRNGTTAIRTHVDVLLGDAPLRGVEALVSIREELAALVDIEIVALAGPDVPTAHLEAALDAGADAVGGASHLADDPIADLHRLLDVAERRGVPVDLHTDEGLAAAVTLDAYARRTRGWSQNRSAGHCVRLGTLDEPVRDEVIAEVVASGVGIIANPITNLSLQGWGVPVATPRGIAPARTLLGAGARFAAGADNVRDPFNPLGRGDALETAMLLVVAAHLTADEAYTAVSAGAREVMGLPEAGVLVGARADLLAVRADSLVQAIAEAPADRLVIRGGRVVAATTTEGWVAAP; encoded by the coding sequence ATGACCGAGTCGCCGCAGATCACGATGATCGATCGGATCGCGGGTGCCACGCTCGCGGACGGCTCCCGCGTCGACGTCACGATCGCCGACGGCCGGATCGCCGCCGTGACGCCCGCGACCGCCGTCCCCGCGACCGGCGCGCACGATCTGTCCGGCTACATGCTGCTGGGCGCGGCGGCCGAGCCTCACGCGCACCTCGACAAGGCGCTCAGCTGGGACGCCATCCGCTCGCCCATGGGCGATCTCCGCGCGGCCATCGCCGCCTGGCGCGTGTACGCCGAGACGATGACCGTCGCCGACGTCACCGAACGGGCTCGCACGCAGGTGCTCCGGATGCTGCGCAACGGCACCACCGCCATCCGCACGCACGTCGACGTGCTGCTGGGCGACGCGCCCCTTCGCGGCGTCGAAGCTCTCGTCTCGATCCGGGAAGAGCTGGCCGCTCTCGTGGACATCGAGATCGTCGCCCTCGCCGGTCCCGACGTCCCGACCGCGCACCTGGAGGCGGCGTTGGATGCGGGTGCCGACGCCGTCGGCGGAGCCTCCCACCTCGCCGACGACCCGATCGCCGATCTCCACCGGCTGCTCGATGTCGCCGAGCGCCGCGGCGTGCCCGTCGATCTGCACACGGATGAGGGGCTTGCGGCAGCCGTGACCCTCGACGCCTACGCGCGCCGCACCCGTGGCTGGTCGCAGAACCGTTCCGCGGGTCACTGTGTGCGGCTCGGCACCCTCGATGAGCCGGTGCGCGACGAGGTGATCGCGGAGGTCGTCGCGTCGGGGGTGGGCATCATCGCCAACCCGATCACGAACCTGTCGCTGCAGGGGTGGGGCGTCCCCGTCGCGACCCCGCGCGGCATCGCGCCTGCCCGGACGCTCCTGGGGGCGGGCGCGCGGTTCGCCGCCGGTGCGGACAACGTACGCGACCCGTTCAATCCGCTCGGCCGCGGTGACGCGCTCGAGACTGCGATGCTCCTCGTCGTGGCCGCGCACCTGACGGCGGACGAGGCGTACACCGCGGTCTCCGCCGGGGCGCGCGAGGTCATGGGGCTGCCGGAAGCGGGAGTCCTCGTCGGTGCGCGCGCCGACCTGCTCGCCGTGCGGGCGGACTCGCTCGTGCAGGCGATCGCGGAGGCGCCGGCCGACCGTCTGGTGATCCGCGGTGGGCGGGTCGTGGCGGCCACGACGACCGAGGGCTGGGTCGCCGCCCCCTGA
- a CDS encoding PDR/VanB family oxidoreductase, whose amino-acid sequence MSYFSDVERDLVVVERTALTGDIFAFDLASPNGRDLPAWTPGSHLDVILPDADGTGPVERQYSLCGDTAERGRWRIAVLRETGGRGGSVRVHDELAVGARVRVRGPRNHFPFEVTPGTSYRFVAGGIGITAIRAMAVAAEAAGARWELDYAGRTRSGMAFATELADAFGDRVRIHAADEGARLDIDALTASLDDRTAVFACGPKRMLDALDAGVDERALHVERFEAKEFGEPVWPGPFEVELAMSGDVVVVSPEQSVLDAIREQSPDTLVLSSCRRGTCGTCEVPVLEGDIEHRDSVLTPIEQRDSTVMMVCVSRAACERIVLDL is encoded by the coding sequence GTGAGTTACTTCAGCGACGTCGAACGCGATCTCGTCGTGGTGGAGCGCACCGCGCTCACCGGCGACATCTTCGCCTTCGATCTGGCGTCTCCGAACGGGCGTGATCTGCCCGCCTGGACCCCCGGCTCCCACCTCGATGTGATCCTCCCGGATGCCGACGGCACCGGCCCGGTGGAACGCCAGTACTCGCTGTGCGGCGACACCGCAGAGCGTGGCCGGTGGCGCATCGCCGTGCTGCGCGAGACCGGTGGGCGCGGCGGATCGGTGCGCGTGCACGACGAGCTCGCGGTCGGCGCACGCGTACGCGTCCGCGGTCCCCGCAACCACTTCCCGTTCGAGGTCACCCCCGGCACGAGCTACCGGTTCGTGGCGGGTGGGATCGGCATCACGGCGATCCGAGCGATGGCCGTCGCGGCGGAGGCCGCCGGTGCCCGGTGGGAGCTGGACTACGCCGGGCGCACGCGGTCCGGTATGGCCTTCGCGACGGAGCTCGCCGACGCCTTCGGCGACCGCGTTCGCATCCATGCCGCCGACGAGGGCGCTCGCCTCGACATCGACGCGCTGACGGCGTCCCTCGACGACCGCACAGCGGTGTTCGCGTGCGGCCCGAAGCGGATGCTGGACGCCCTGGATGCGGGCGTGGACGAGCGCGCGCTGCACGTGGAGCGCTTCGAGGCGAAGGAGTTCGGGGAGCCGGTGTGGCCGGGCCCGTTCGAGGTGGAGCTGGCGATGAGCGGCGACGTCGTCGTGGTCTCGCCCGAGCAGTCGGTGCTCGACGCGATCCGCGAGCAGTCGCCCGACACCCTCGTGCTGTCGAGCTGCCGCCGTGGCACCTGCGGCACGTGCGAGGTCCCGGTACTCGAGGGCGACATCGAGCACCGGGACTCGGTGCTCACTCCGATCGAGCAGCGCGATTCGACCGTCATGATGGTCTGCGTCTCGCGCGCGGCGTGCGAACGGATCGTGCTCGATCTCTGA
- a CDS encoding amidohydrolase family protein produces the protein MLTLRGARRILVDRRTERDGNLVLDGAVVSAAAEAPGEQLDVSGCVVTPGLINAHHHLLQTGFRTLPGTRGVPMRDWLPAMAAAYAGAGIDASLTGATAAAGIAESLLSGVTTVADHQLNWPDPSRSPHPVDDTVAIARSIADAAAELGARLVFVRGSARDAPEAAEASARAIAAHFLTPDAGGVSSDGMLQLAVGPAGVHSDGEETFRALGAVAHEYGLRRRTQANEQVDTQIALDRYGRRPLDLLEEWGWLAPDVTIAHLCDVTDTEIDRLAAAGVAATHAPGCDVPMGWGIAPVARMRETGIEVGLGTSGGGSNDAGHLLADARLALQVSALVGPQLDARDVLEMATAGSAAGLGRPELGHLRPGAAADVCVWDVDSVADAGVADPVAGLLWTAPGRRPRHVIVAGRVVVSDYRLVSGDERDIVERLRTRVGR, from the coding sequence ATGCTCACCCTGCGCGGCGCGCGCCGCATCCTCGTCGACCGTCGCACGGAGCGCGACGGCAACCTCGTTCTCGACGGCGCCGTGGTGTCGGCGGCGGCCGAGGCACCGGGCGAGCAGCTCGACGTGTCCGGCTGCGTCGTGACACCGGGGCTCATCAATGCGCACCACCACCTCCTGCAGACCGGCTTCCGCACGCTGCCCGGAACCCGCGGCGTGCCCATGCGGGACTGGCTGCCGGCGATGGCCGCGGCATATGCGGGCGCCGGCATCGACGCCTCCCTGACCGGCGCCACGGCCGCCGCAGGCATCGCCGAGTCGCTGCTGAGCGGGGTGACGACGGTGGCCGATCACCAGCTCAACTGGCCGGATCCGTCGCGCTCACCGCATCCCGTCGACGACACGGTCGCGATCGCCCGGTCCATAGCGGATGCGGCCGCGGAGCTCGGCGCCAGGCTCGTCTTCGTCCGTGGCTCGGCCCGGGACGCCCCCGAAGCGGCCGAAGCGAGCGCGCGTGCCATCGCCGCCCACTTCCTCACGCCGGATGCGGGCGGGGTGAGCTCAGACGGGATGCTGCAGCTCGCGGTGGGGCCGGCGGGCGTGCACTCCGACGGGGAGGAGACCTTCCGTGCGCTCGGTGCCGTCGCGCACGAGTACGGCCTCCGCCGTCGCACGCAGGCGAACGAGCAGGTCGACACGCAGATCGCGTTGGATCGCTACGGCCGGCGACCCCTGGACCTGCTGGAGGAGTGGGGCTGGCTCGCGCCCGATGTCACGATCGCCCACCTGTGCGATGTGACCGACACCGAGATCGACCGCCTGGCCGCGGCGGGGGTCGCAGCGACGCATGCCCCCGGTTGCGACGTGCCGATGGGATGGGGAATCGCCCCCGTCGCACGGATGCGGGAAACAGGCATCGAGGTGGGGCTCGGCACGTCCGGCGGTGGCTCCAACGACGCCGGGCACCTGCTGGCCGACGCGCGGCTGGCCCTGCAGGTCTCGGCGCTCGTGGGTCCGCAGCTCGACGCGCGTGACGTGCTGGAGATGGCGACCGCGGGCTCGGCGGCAGGGCTCGGTCGGCCCGAACTCGGTCATCTGAGGCCCGGAGCCGCCGCAGATGTGTGCGTGTGGGACGTGGACTCGGTGGCGGATGCGGGCGTCGCGGACCCCGTGGCGGGGCTGCTCTGGACCGCCCCCGGGCGCCGGCCACGCCACGTGATCGTCGCTGGCCGTGTGGTCGTGAGCGACTACCGTCTCGTGAGCGGCGACGAGCGCGACATCGTCGAACGGCTACGCACACGGGTCGGTCGGTGA
- a CDS encoding adenosylhomocysteinase: MSSSRYPTLPAPGLDWAETHMPLTRTAVHELARVFGGLRISMCLHVEPKTAVLVRLLAAAGADISLTGSPGTTRDDTVEDLRRAGVTVHAARDDAAPRVADVLAHDPHLILDNGGDLFLAVLDGYPAPSLIGGTEETTTGGILLRRRADAVRHPVIVINDSPLKLLVENRFGVGQSVVQGFMNATNLMVPGARATVLGYGPCGRGTAQTLRQLGALVTVVDTDPYRALEASLEGFIVADMTRALSNAQLLFLATGAPGVVGAAEIAHLPDGVCIAGVGHHAWEMELAALGSPVASEAYHASYTTADGRTIHVVADNRMVNLVAGLGNPIEAMDLGLTLQARSLAAVAQGLAADGVHGVPDDIDRRVASDFLTARTD; the protein is encoded by the coding sequence ATGTCTTCCTCTCGCTACCCGACCCTGCCCGCGCCCGGCCTCGACTGGGCCGAGACGCACATGCCCCTGACCCGCACCGCCGTGCACGAGCTCGCTCGCGTGTTCGGCGGGCTCCGCATCTCGATGTGCCTGCACGTCGAACCCAAGACCGCCGTCCTCGTCCGGCTGCTTGCCGCCGCCGGCGCAGACATCTCCCTCACCGGCTCCCCCGGGACGACGCGCGACGACACGGTGGAGGACCTCCGCCGCGCGGGCGTCACCGTGCACGCGGCGCGGGATGACGCGGCTCCCCGTGTCGCCGATGTCCTTGCGCACGACCCCCATCTGATCCTCGACAACGGCGGGGACCTCTTCCTCGCCGTCCTCGACGGGTACCCCGCACCGAGCCTCATCGGCGGCACCGAGGAGACCACGACGGGCGGCATCCTGCTGCGCCGTCGCGCCGACGCTGTGCGCCATCCGGTCATCGTCATCAACGACAGCCCGCTCAAGCTGCTCGTCGAGAATCGCTTCGGGGTGGGCCAGTCCGTCGTTCAGGGCTTCATGAACGCCACGAACCTCATGGTCCCCGGGGCGAGAGCCACCGTGCTCGGCTACGGGCCGTGCGGCCGGGGCACCGCCCAGACGCTGCGCCAGCTCGGCGCGCTCGTGACAGTCGTGGACACCGACCCCTACCGAGCGCTGGAGGCGTCGCTCGAGGGTTTCATCGTCGCCGACATGACTCGCGCGCTGTCCAACGCGCAGCTGCTCTTTCTCGCCACGGGCGCTCCCGGAGTGGTGGGCGCCGCCGAGATCGCGCACTTGCCCGACGGAGTGTGCATCGCGGGCGTCGGCCACCACGCCTGGGAGATGGAGCTTGCAGCCCTCGGCTCACCCGTGGCGTCGGAGGCGTACCACGCGAGTTACACGACAGCGGACGGTCGGACGATCCACGTCGTCGCCGACAACCGGATGGTGAATCTCGTCGCCGGACTCGGCAACCCGATCGAGGCGATGGATCTCGGCCTCACCCTGCAGGCGCGCTCCCTCGCAGCGGTCGCGCAGGGTCTCGCCGCCGACGGCGTGCACGGCGTGCCCGACGACATCGATCGGCGCGTGGCCAGCGATTTCCTCACCGCGAGGACCGACTGA
- a CDS encoding TetR/AcrR family transcriptional regulator: protein MSAGVDRQSGRPRDPEIGAKVLLAAQRVYIRAGRAGFTFEAIAREAGVGKPAIYRRWSSAEELMRDVLGSHVLVPAHRSDSGIREQLFEIALATLRLVQSEQGTFILRVSAERQTQPELFDRYFDRLREVIHTQNRDLVEQAVRRGELAGDCDPDALLLSITGAMLVGALMGFAPDPAVAPAAAAQFCRAAVDQTLAGVLSDAPSSHNG from the coding sequence GTGAGCGCAGGAGTGGATCGTCAGAGCGGGCGCCCCCGCGACCCCGAGATCGGCGCGAAAGTGCTCCTCGCCGCGCAGCGCGTGTACATCCGCGCGGGAAGAGCAGGCTTCACCTTCGAGGCCATCGCGCGCGAGGCCGGCGTGGGCAAGCCCGCGATCTACCGCCGTTGGTCGTCCGCGGAAGAACTGATGCGCGACGTCCTCGGCTCGCACGTCTTGGTGCCCGCCCATAGATCCGACTCCGGTATCCGCGAGCAGTTGTTCGAGATCGCGCTCGCGACGCTTCGGCTCGTGCAATCCGAGCAGGGGACATTCATCCTGCGCGTGAGTGCCGAGCGCCAGACGCAGCCCGAGCTGTTCGACCGGTACTTCGATCGCCTGCGCGAGGTCATCCACACGCAGAACCGCGATCTCGTCGAGCAGGCTGTCAGGCGGGGCGAACTGGCAGGGGATTGTGACCCGGACGCTCTGCTGCTCTCGATCACCGGCGCCATGCTGGTGGGGGCGCTCATGGGTTTCGCGCCCGATCCCGCCGTCGCCCCCGCTGCCGCGGCGCAGTTCTGCCGGGCGGCGGTCGATCAGACCCTCGCAGGGGTGCTCTCCGACGCTCCGTCGAGCCACAACGGCTGA